In Saccharicrinis fermentans DSM 9555 = JCM 21142, a genomic segment contains:
- a CDS encoding RagB/SusD family nutrient uptake outer membrane protein, translating into MKKYKSLLIVLFATVLALVSCEDYLDKDPELGINADEVYSEYYTFKGAVDRGNWLVMNYVATSTNWGAYIGAMSDEQQAVKNDMPVYKSINQGVWQDSHWRDFGMNYRSETAYGADPYYNEPSGKSLKAIRAMGLAIENIEMLSDFPAEIGYTPTELKNQLLGQAYALRAWHQFEVIRRYGPILLVDTVGGGRSTFTKTYNFDQVRPTFQRCADLIAADCDEAYELLPNKWTSSTDIGRLTKTSALAIKAMTYLYAASPLMNTQDGAYPLGQDSYNEEYAKKGINAMLAALKQVANGGTRYQLYDKDHYMENWMSQGYENGGAITNEALLQPVPTNSDNYNLPMNRSGSGTGWFLPQHDGGWAVFNVPTQNAVDKFETMNGYPVSNFSSDDPEFDPANPYEGRDPRLKKFIFCPGDDMYLSEPEGAARTNEAWSNDTDPSEKDGAGFHYKFYRGKQLVFTGYFSAGKWRKLGYNKFDNQYSQNYYRSFPLIRLADMYLGLAELANEVYGPTGVIPGAGFIDKTTGLEVNSAKDALNVIRARIGMSDVRDEFLNVSDFRERVRNEWAVEFYGEFRRWKDMRRWRIAKDVFNQGIYGVNVTKNNDGTFSYVNEKLNVPRVFEDKHYWYPLDNKYIDMFSMFEQNPGW; encoded by the coding sequence ATGAAAAAATATAAAAGTTTATTAATTGTATTATTCGCAACGGTGCTTGCGCTGGTTTCTTGTGAAGACTATCTGGATAAGGATCCTGAGTTGGGGATAAATGCAGATGAAGTTTATTCGGAATATTACACTTTTAAAGGAGCCGTAGACAGAGGAAACTGGTTGGTGATGAATTATGTGGCCACTTCTACTAATTGGGGTGCTTACATTGGTGCTATGTCAGATGAGCAGCAGGCTGTTAAAAATGATATGCCTGTATATAAATCGATTAATCAGGGTGTTTGGCAAGATTCTCATTGGAGAGATTTTGGTATGAATTATAGGTCAGAAACGGCTTATGGTGCCGATCCTTATTATAACGAACCTTCAGGTAAGTCCTTAAAAGCTATTCGTGCCATGGGCCTAGCCATTGAAAATATTGAAATGCTATCTGATTTCCCTGCAGAGATTGGTTACACTCCTACGGAGTTAAAGAACCAATTATTAGGGCAAGCTTATGCTTTGAGAGCTTGGCATCAGTTCGAAGTGATTCGGCGGTATGGTCCAATTTTATTAGTGGATACAGTTGGTGGGGGTAGATCTACATTTACAAAAACATATAATTTTGATCAGGTACGTCCAACCTTTCAGCGTTGTGCTGATTTAATTGCTGCAGACTGTGATGAAGCGTATGAGCTATTGCCTAATAAGTGGACTTCCTCGACTGATATAGGGCGTTTGACAAAAACATCTGCTTTGGCAATCAAAGCAATGACCTACTTGTATGCCGCAAGTCCTTTAATGAACACGCAGGATGGTGCTTATCCATTGGGCCAGGATTCGTATAACGAGGAGTACGCTAAAAAAGGTATTAATGCTATGTTAGCAGCTCTTAAGCAAGTGGCTAATGGAGGTACGCGTTATCAGTTATACGACAAGGATCATTATATGGAAAACTGGATGTCACAAGGCTATGAAAATGGTGGAGCCATTACGAATGAGGCTTTATTGCAACCTGTGCCTACCAACTCAGATAATTATAATCTACCAATGAATCGTAGTGGATCTGGTACCGGATGGTTTTTACCGCAACATGATGGTGGTTGGGCAGTGTTTAATGTGCCTACACAAAATGCAGTGGATAAATTTGAAACCATGAATGGGTATCCTGTAAGTAATTTCTCTTCCGATGATCCAGAGTTTGACCCCGCTAATCCTTATGAAGGAAGAGATCCTCGTTTGAAAAAATTTATTTTCTGCCCAGGTGATGATATGTACCTGTCAGAACCAGAAGGAGCTGCCAGAACCAATGAGGCCTGGTCCAATGATACAGATCCTTCGGAAAAGGATGGGGCTGGATTTCACTATAAATTTTATAGAGGTAAGCAGTTAGTTTTTACAGGTTATTTTTCTGCCGGAAAGTGGAGGAAGTTGGGGTATAATAAATTTGATAACCAATATTCTCAGAATTATTACCGGTCCTTTCCTTTGATTCGTTTAGCAGATATGTATTTGGGGTTAGCTGAATTAGCCAATGAAGTTTATGGTCCTACTGGCGTTATTCCAGGTGCGGGTTTTATCGATAAAACAACAGGTCTTGAGGTAAATAGCGCAAAAGATGCCTTAAATGTAATTCGAGCTAGAATAGGCATGTCTGATGTGAGGGATGAATTTCTCAATGTGTCAGATTTTAGAGAACGGGTTCGTAATGAATGGGCTGTTGAATTTTATGGGGAATTTCGTAGGTGGAAGGATATGCGACGTTGGAGAATCGCTAAAGATGTTTTCAATCAGGGAATTTATGGTGTTAATGTGACTAAAAATAATGATGGTACATTTTCATATGTAAATGAAAAATTAAATGTTCCAAGGGTTTTTGAGGATAAGCATTATTGGTACCCGCTTGATAATAAGTATATTGATATGTTTTCTATGTTTGAACAAAATCCCGGTTGGTAA
- a CDS encoding SusC/RagA family TonB-linked outer membrane protein, which translates to MKQYIVTLSLALFCMLAVDSVKAQEVSDSIKQEFIDLPYGKVSKDRLVGSVDIITKEDLMKSGYPTLSNALAWKVPGYLQGRIRGFARGGNGDQPLIIIDGLSNRLLESVMVDEVESVHILKDVTAKMLYGSKAANGVIVVKTKRGKNAKKEFTVRGDYGLRMANEYPKYVGSADYMMYNNQARRNDGLNPLYTQENIDLAGNNYKNPDVDYYDMFLDDQTSYQKVNAQLMGGDDKTKYFFNIGYFGENGLEAVGEKRRMDAFNLRSNLDYKVNSIISVNLDIAGRFYNVEGNRLSTSDFFSALSGTKPNDYPIFINDQKSVDFLGTSAGQQGKNLYGDMVYAGYKRESTSFAQTNIGMDFDFNQYVKGLSANAFVTFDINNYISEGKKLDYRTLKPDVTSTGEDTLIVNGIYQPKGEEQKLADSYYRNMGGGVYVNYDRTFGNHALLADVSYMLETKSVKTIVSDNDDTTDEQDLMRTIQDEKTMNLGLRVNYAFKNKYIAEYAGSYMGSKKFYKDNRWKLYSSFGLSYIVSKEDFMDNVDFVDYLKVKASYGKIGYDQSFDYLLFNDYYKYWAGSYKIGLTNSGQLIGTEYIQSGNKGLTYEESEEFNIGLTLRTLNNKLEIGAEYFKEKRTGMPTEMKYAFPQTSGVPTIYDNYNGIENKGFEISAQFTDKMGDFSYSVGGYLTSNESKWIQYDELNQFSFQNVQGTETDAIWGYVADGFYTTADDVATYGADGATPLTSSLGSSLIPGDLRFKDMSDYQSEYTYDDNVINSYDKVIIGNSRPRYVYGVNVNLKYKDLSLYALGQGVGGFDRSMSWPTYFTNKGNVKYSEYVYDAAVPTFDAEGKAVGLVDNDFTKPRLSTEGNAHSYNTNTYLLQKGYYFKLRTVELAYKLPKSVSSAIFAEQLNVFVRGDNLLTISDLDDRDPDNVNAGITGNPTFKTISGGVKLVF; encoded by the coding sequence ATGAAACAATATATTGTGACACTATCATTGGCTTTGTTTTGCATGCTTGCTGTAGACTCAGTTAAAGCACAGGAAGTAAGTGATAGTATAAAACAAGAATTTATTGATCTGCCATATGGGAAAGTCTCAAAAGACAGACTGGTGGGGTCAGTTGATATAATTACAAAGGAGGATCTTATGAAATCGGGTTATCCCACCTTGTCCAATGCGTTGGCTTGGAAAGTACCAGGTTATTTACAAGGTCGAATAAGAGGTTTTGCACGTGGTGGTAATGGTGATCAACCATTGATAATTATAGATGGTCTCTCAAATCGCCTGTTAGAATCGGTGATGGTAGATGAGGTTGAATCGGTCCATATCTTAAAGGATGTAACTGCTAAAATGCTATACGGTAGCAAGGCTGCCAATGGTGTTATTGTTGTGAAAACAAAAAGAGGAAAAAATGCGAAAAAAGAATTTACAGTAAGGGGTGATTATGGTTTAAGAATGGCCAATGAATATCCTAAGTATGTGGGCTCTGCTGATTATATGATGTATAATAATCAAGCTCGTAGAAATGATGGTCTGAATCCTTTATATACGCAGGAGAATATTGATTTAGCAGGAAATAATTATAAGAACCCGGATGTGGACTATTATGATATGTTTTTGGATGATCAAACCTCTTACCAAAAAGTAAATGCGCAACTTATGGGTGGTGACGATAAAACTAAATATTTCTTTAATATTGGATATTTTGGAGAAAATGGCTTGGAAGCAGTGGGAGAGAAAAGGAGAATGGATGCCTTTAACCTAAGAAGTAATTTAGATTATAAGGTAAATAGTATAATTAGTGTGAATTTGGATATTGCAGGTCGTTTTTATAATGTGGAAGGAAACAGACTTAGTACAAGTGACTTCTTTAGCGCTTTGTCTGGAACCAAACCGAATGATTATCCAATCTTTATTAATGATCAAAAGAGTGTGGACTTTTTAGGTACGTCTGCGGGACAACAAGGAAAGAATCTTTATGGAGATATGGTTTATGCTGGTTATAAAAGAGAATCCACGTCTTTTGCCCAAACGAATATTGGTATGGATTTCGATTTTAATCAATATGTTAAAGGGTTAAGTGCCAATGCATTTGTTACTTTTGATATCAATAACTATATCTCAGAGGGTAAAAAATTGGATTACCGTACTCTTAAACCTGATGTAACTTCAACAGGAGAAGATACTTTAATTGTAAATGGTATCTATCAACCTAAAGGTGAAGAACAAAAATTAGCAGACTCTTATTATCGCAATATGGGAGGTGGTGTTTATGTGAATTATGATAGAACTTTTGGAAATCATGCTCTTTTGGCTGATGTGAGTTATATGCTTGAAACAAAAAGTGTTAAAACAATTGTTAGTGATAACGATGATACGACTGATGAGCAAGATTTAATGCGTACGATTCAGGATGAAAAAACCATGAATCTTGGTTTAAGAGTTAACTATGCATTTAAAAATAAATATATAGCTGAATACGCAGGTTCTTATATGGGATCTAAAAAGTTTTATAAAGATAATCGCTGGAAGTTATATAGCTCGTTTGGTCTTTCTTATATTGTTTCTAAAGAGGATTTTATGGATAATGTAGATTTTGTTGATTATCTAAAAGTAAAAGCTTCTTATGGAAAAATTGGTTATGATCAATCATTTGACTATTTGTTGTTTAATGATTATTATAAATATTGGGCAGGAAGTTATAAGATCGGACTCACAAACTCTGGTCAACTGATAGGTACTGAGTATATTCAATCTGGTAATAAAGGTTTAACTTATGAGGAGTCCGAAGAATTTAATATTGGATTAACCTTACGTACGTTAAATAATAAATTAGAGATTGGTGCTGAGTATTTTAAAGAGAAGCGCACGGGAATGCCAACGGAGATGAAGTATGCTTTTCCTCAAACTTCTGGTGTGCCCACTATTTATGACAATTATAATGGAATTGAGAATAAAGGGTTTGAAATATCTGCACAGTTTACTGATAAAATGGGCGATTTTTCCTATTCTGTAGGTGGATATTTGACTTCAAACGAGTCGAAATGGATCCAATACGATGAGTTGAACCAGTTTTCGTTCCAAAATGTACAAGGAACAGAAACGGATGCAATATGGGGATATGTGGCGGATGGTTTTTATACAACAGCTGATGATGTGGCCACATATGGTGCAGATGGAGCTACTCCTCTTACCTCTAGTTTAGGTTCCTCTTTGATACCTGGTGATTTACGATTTAAAGATATGTCAGATTATCAAAGTGAGTATACTTATGATGATAATGTAATTAATTCGTACGATAAGGTTATTATTGGTAACTCACGTCCACGGTATGTTTATGGCGTAAACGTTAATTTAAAATATAAAGATTTGAGTCTTTATGCGTTGGGTCAGGGAGTGGGAGGATTCGATAGATCCATGTCTTGGCCTACTTATTTTACCAATAAGGGAAACGTTAAGTACTCCGAATATGTCTATGATGCAGCTGTTCCAACTTTCGATGCTGAAGGTAAGGCCGTTGGTTTAGTGGATAACGACTTTACGAAGCCGCGATTGTCAACAGAAGGAAATGCGCATAGTTATAACACCAATACCTATTTGTTGCAAAAAGGATACTACTTTAAGTTAAGAACAGTTGAACTTGCTTATAAGTTACCTAAATCTGTTTCTTCCGCTATTTTTGCCGAGCAGTTAAATGTATTCGTTAGAGGAGACAACTTACTTACCATTTCTGATTTGGACGACAGAGATCCTGATAATGTGAATGCGGGTATCACTGGTAATCCTACGTTTAAAACAATTTCAGGTGGTGTAAAACTTGTTTTTTAA
- a CDS encoding RagB/SusD family nutrient uptake outer membrane protein codes for MKNIKNYILLFALLMAFVGCDDFFEEDFNNNLSEETVFDYHLNPEYVAGLYVPAYGAVSNSYTTLNNNFLDCVTDNAVTNDYDATPWKMRTVNDFITSSNYPIYIWGRNYRYIKDIYKFLSVGLNDDIVYRTSSELRSEQIKERMGGEAHFLLALNYFQLLRDYAGPVEGRIMGVPIVDKDISAEEARNISRDTYDDCVDFIVAHIDTALNSGLLPEYSNDYLKDHPGLDPTIYGDIALGIPTTTACYSLKSRLYLYAASPAFSIGKSDAEIQALYTKAAEAAKMVIDQVGTLSKESYNLSDIDDYYTKVDNNPELILRRASQTTDWEKNNYPPSIHLSVLGRTNPSQNLVDVFPMANGYPIHEGLSGYDANDPYTGRDPRFYMTVIYNNASFKNQKIEMWPGGNNTIEGNDQIADDARISRTNYYLRKHITEIPNFAAQSTTKPWHYTAAFRAVEAYLNFAEAANAAVGPDGMISGLSAREALRAVRYRANIPVSADAAVSSDPYLAGLSDLLELIKTERRIELCFEGHRYYDIRRWNDDLNVKVKKATISTNNFGVSSEYDFSQDAYPNQVDFPEYMRYGAIPRNDILTCPNLNQNDGWK; via the coding sequence ATGAAAAATATAAAAAACTACATATTGCTTTTTGCATTGCTCATGGCATTTGTGGGCTGTGATGATTTCTTTGAGGAAGATTTCAACAATAACTTATCAGAGGAAACGGTGTTTGATTACCACTTAAATCCTGAGTATGTTGCTGGTCTTTATGTGCCTGCCTATGGTGCAGTGTCAAATAGTTATACTACATTAAATAATAATTTTTTAGATTGTGTGACAGACAATGCTGTTACCAATGACTATGATGCTACACCCTGGAAGATGCGTACGGTTAATGATTTTATTACCTCCAGTAACTATCCTATTTATATCTGGGGTAGAAATTATAGATACATTAAAGATATTTATAAGTTCTTATCTGTTGGCTTAAATGACGATATAGTATACCGGACATCTAGCGAATTAAGATCCGAACAGATTAAAGAAAGAATGGGCGGGGAAGCACATTTTTTATTGGCCTTGAATTATTTCCAGTTGTTGAGGGATTATGCTGGCCCCGTAGAAGGGCGAATCATGGGTGTTCCTATCGTTGATAAGGATATAAGTGCAGAAGAGGCTCGTAATATTTCTCGTGATACTTATGATGATTGTGTTGATTTTATTGTTGCTCATATTGACACTGCTCTTAATTCGGGTTTGCTACCAGAATATTCTAATGACTATCTTAAGGATCATCCAGGATTGGATCCCACTATTTATGGTGATATTGCCTTGGGTATTCCGACTACAACGGCGTGTTACTCATTAAAGTCAAGATTGTATTTATATGCGGCGAGTCCTGCCTTTTCAATAGGTAAGTCAGATGCCGAGATACAGGCTTTATATACCAAAGCAGCTGAGGCTGCAAAAATGGTCATTGATCAGGTAGGGACGCTCTCAAAAGAAAGCTATAATCTTTCTGATATAGATGATTATTATACGAAAGTAGATAATAACCCAGAGCTAATTTTAAGAAGGGCTAGTCAAACAACGGATTGGGAAAAGAATAACTATCCTCCATCTATTCACTTATCAGTTCTGGGGCGTACTAATCCGTCTCAGAATTTAGTAGATGTATTCCCGATGGCCAATGGTTATCCCATTCATGAGGGGTTGTCGGGTTATGATGCTAATGATCCCTATACCGGTAGAGATCCTCGATTTTATATGACAGTTATTTATAACAATGCTTCATTTAAAAATCAGAAGATTGAAATGTGGCCAGGAGGTAACAATACGATCGAAGGTAATGATCAGATTGCTGATGATGCTCGTATTTCACGTACTAACTATTATCTGAGAAAACATATTACTGAGATACCTAATTTTGCTGCGCAATCTACGACTAAACCTTGGCATTATACAGCTGCTTTTAGAGCTGTTGAGGCGTACTTAAATTTTGCAGAGGCAGCAAATGCTGCTGTTGGTCCTGACGGTATGATTAGTGGCTTATCTGCAAGAGAGGCCTTAAGGGCTGTTAGATATCGCGCAAATATACCTGTTAGTGCTGATGCGGCGGTGTCAAGCGATCCTTATTTAGCCGGATTGTCTGATTTGTTAGAACTCATTAAGACTGAACGACGCATAGAACTGTGTTTTGAGGGTCATCGTTATTATGATATTCGAAGGTGGAATGATGATCTGAATGTTAAAGTTAAGAAAGCGACGATCTCTACGAATAATTTTGGGGTAAGTTCCGAGTATGACTTTAGTCAAGACGCATATCCAAACCAAGTTGATTTTCCTGAATATATGAGGTATGGGGCTATTCCAAGAAACGATATATTGACTTGCCCTAATTTGAATCAAAATGATGGTTGGAAATAG
- a CDS encoding DUF1735 domain-containing protein: MKKLILLSLFLAAIMTGCYDEYKTDFDYTAAYFSYQTPVRTVIIDPEVDNFVIKVGAMYGGRYDYGGQSESVVFSIEDTLITNNTVYTDKGIKVMPESWYTLSDDSEIKISNDNAGFVDVSIIKDSLVKYPEAANNTYAIPFLLKEATTDSILENKNYSIVVVKYKNEFDGRYYIKGKDDELAPDGSVVSSVVYNNPSLVLNNYMFLNTVEQDVVKSRVGSKRLFSDYDYNMKIRSSDGKAILSLAESSKMTDFVGNAKYDFGEKMFVCNYTYTMNAVKHSVVDTLVYANTEIELEDWLNP, encoded by the coding sequence ATGAAAAAGTTAATCTTATTATCGTTATTTCTAGCTGCAATTATGACTGGTTGTTATGACGAGTATAAAACAGATTTTGACTATACTGCGGCTTATTTTTCTTATCAAACTCCTGTTCGTACCGTGATTATAGACCCTGAGGTTGATAATTTTGTGATTAAAGTAGGTGCAATGTATGGAGGGCGATATGATTATGGAGGACAATCGGAGTCTGTCGTTTTTTCTATAGAAGATACCCTTATTACTAATAATACTGTATATACAGACAAAGGGATTAAAGTAATGCCTGAATCGTGGTATACTTTATCTGATGATTCTGAAATTAAAATTAGTAATGATAATGCAGGCTTTGTTGACGTAAGTATTATTAAAGATTCTTTAGTTAAGTATCCAGAGGCCGCAAATAATACTTATGCGATTCCTTTTTTGCTTAAAGAGGCAACTACTGATTCAATATTAGAGAATAAAAATTATTCTATCGTTGTTGTTAAGTATAAAAATGAATTTGATGGAAGGTATTATATCAAAGGAAAAGATGATGAGCTTGCTCCTGATGGATCTGTTGTGTCAAGTGTGGTTTATAATAACCCCTCCTTGGTTTTAAATAATTATATGTTTCTCAATACGGTTGAGCAAGATGTGGTTAAAAGTAGAGTGGGAAGTAAGCGTCTTTTTAGCGATTATGATTATAATATGAAAATCAGATCTTCTGATGGTAAGGCCATTCTTTCATTAGCAGAGTCGTCAAAAATGACTGATTTTGTGGGAAATGCAAAGTATGATTTTGGAGAAAAAATGTTTGTTTGTAATTATACTTATACCATGAATGCAGTAAAGCATAGTGTTGTGGATACTTTGGTATACGCTAATACGGAAATTGAGCTGGAAGATTGGTTAAATCCTTAG
- a CDS encoding PKD domain-containing protein, whose protein sequence is MKNITYYLMLLFVVMTLHSCDEEDYKDMNITKDPREAEVKSFTGNINGHIAVLNSKGEMITDVDMGGTFYLVDNTDGGANTSAWTITNGDETITSDKSMVEVSFRKPGTAAISLTSTRSADGTSITTETALTINKIPLTVGFVSSVDPVNDVINIKTGDYILYNNATAGSPDGVAWEFDGGTPAASTEETVNVRYETAGVYNVTLTATREDGPGDILTSQVVKNGFVNVIQRVVKLVRAVATDNKIELQFNEPMAQDVPASAISEFSLKINTMAGGEIIPTITAIESTGDSAITLTFNDQMYSDDEVIISYVPTGILKDATGLHNPEPVLEDVCVYGHNMLVNTDMEDPDRWIFNSSHGGGTFAFVNESSMEYPMKPYQGNTCAVIVKGDNNVSVSVQQGFNVAEGDVVEFAYEAQRIGNVGGALERRISTVSGNGSNDAGGNWSSANQGGVGAWVTVKKTLHVSADTKFKTGTLYFNFMRYNGTEDGALWVDNLRIYVPNPRP, encoded by the coding sequence ATGAAAAATATAACATATTATTTAATGTTACTATTCGTTGTGATGACTCTTCATTCGTGCGATGAAGAGGATTATAAAGATATGAATATAACTAAGGATCCCCGAGAGGCTGAGGTAAAGAGTTTCACGGGTAATATAAATGGACATATTGCTGTCTTGAATAGTAAAGGAGAAATGATTACTGATGTTGATATGGGGGGTACTTTCTATTTGGTAGATAATACAGATGGAGGAGCCAATACATCCGCTTGGACAATCACCAATGGAGACGAAACGATTACCTCTGATAAAAGTATGGTCGAAGTTAGCTTTCGTAAGCCTGGAACTGCTGCAATTAGTCTTACGTCAACACGTTCTGCTGATGGAACTTCTATTACTACCGAGACCGCATTGACTATTAATAAAATTCCGCTAACAGTTGGTTTTGTGTCGAGTGTTGATCCTGTGAATGATGTGATTAATATCAAAACAGGTGACTATATTTTGTATAACAATGCGACGGCTGGCTCGCCTGATGGGGTAGCTTGGGAGTTTGATGGAGGAACACCAGCTGCTTCTACCGAAGAAACAGTTAATGTACGCTATGAAACCGCGGGTGTTTATAATGTAACTTTAACAGCTACCAGAGAAGATGGGCCGGGAGATATCTTAACTAGTCAGGTAGTGAAAAATGGCTTTGTTAATGTTATCCAGCGTGTTGTTAAATTGGTTCGGGCAGTTGCTACGGATAATAAAATCGAATTACAGTTTAATGAGCCGATGGCGCAGGATGTTCCTGCTAGTGCAATTAGTGAGTTTTCATTAAAGATTAATACAATGGCTGGTGGGGAAATAATTCCTACCATTACTGCTATTGAATCAACGGGAGACAGCGCCATAACACTTACCTTTAATGATCAGATGTATAGTGATGATGAGGTAATTATATCTTATGTACCAACAGGTATACTAAAGGATGCGACTGGTTTACATAATCCGGAGCCAGTGCTAGAAGATGTTTGTGTATATGGACATAACATGTTAGTGAATACTGATATGGAAGATCCTGATCGTTGGATATTTAACTCTAGTCATGGGGGTGGTACCTTTGCTTTTGTTAATGAAAGTTCTATGGAATATCCTATGAAGCCATACCAAGGAAATACTTGTGCAGTAATTGTCAAAGGTGATAACAATGTAAGTGTTTCTGTACAGCAAGGTTTTAATGTTGCAGAAGGCGATGTGGTTGAATTTGCGTATGAAGCACAGAGAATTGGTAATGTTGGTGGTGCATTAGAGCGAAGAATTAGTACTGTAAGTGGTAATGGCTCAAATGATGCTGGTGGCAACTGGAGTTCTGCAAATCAAGGTGGTGTGGGAGCATGGGTAACTGTTAAAAAAACGCTACATGTGAGTGCCGATACCAAGTTTAAAACGGGTACTTTATATTTTAATTTTATGCGCTATAATGGTACGGAAGATGGTGCACTTTGGGTTGATAACTTGAGGATTTATGTGCCGAATCCAAGGCCATAA
- a CDS encoding glycoside hydrolase family 3 protein — MQVRTMFFKFILSLLGIMVFISLTATQRNISNIYHKGWIDFNKNGLKDIYEDPSQSTEARVQDLLSQMTIEEKTCQMVTLYGYSRILQDELPTEEWKNSAWKDGIANIDEHLNSIAFRPQTYNAYSYPHSNHAEAINIIQKWFMEETRLGIPVDFTNEGTHGLCHDRATPLPAPIGMGCTWNKSLMNQAGQIIAPSIWIFGLYCVRQRYA; from the coding sequence ATGCAGGTTAGAACAATGTTTTTTAAATTTATTTTGTCTTTGTTGGGTATTATGGTATTTATTTCTTTAACGGCCACCCAAAGGAATATTAGCAATATCTATCATAAAGGATGGATCGATTTTAATAAGAATGGTTTAAAGGATATTTATGAAGATCCTTCTCAATCTACTGAGGCGAGGGTGCAAGACCTTTTGTCGCAAATGACTATAGAAGAAAAAACCTGTCAAATGGTTACTTTGTATGGATATTCACGCATTTTGCAAGATGAATTGCCTACAGAGGAGTGGAAAAACAGTGCATGGAAAGATGGAATTGCCAATATTGATGAACACTTAAATTCCATTGCTTTCAGACCTCAAACATATAATGCGTATTCTTATCCCCATAGCAATCATGCCGAGGCCATAAATATTATTCAGAAATGGTTTATGGAGGAAACACGTTTGGGTATTCCTGTTGATTTTACGAATGAAGGAACCCATGGGCTTTGTCATGATAGAGCCACTCCATTGCCAGCTCCCATAGGTATGGGATGTACCTGGAATAAAAGCTTGATGAACCAAGCGGGTCAAATTATTGCGCCATCAATTTGGATTTTTGGGTTATATTGTGTCCGACAGCGATACGCTTAA